A part of Leishmania panamensis strain MHOM/PA/94/PSC-1 chromosome 34 sequence genomic DNA contains:
- a CDS encoding mitochondrial phosphate transporter, putative (TriTrypDB/GeneDB-style sysID: LpmP.34.4290) has translation MKCIGGGILACGTTHTAVCPLDVVKCNMQVCPERFKSLAQGISLIMKEEGIGANGLLKGWLPTLCGYSAQGAFKFGLYEYFKDFYANMVGRENAKKYEGVIWLAGSASAEFFADMGLCPFEMVKVKVQTSPKGTFPTGMLAAMSAMRADPSSGFPYKSLAPLWGRQIPYTMAKFFFFEKVVRMFYEYVFTKPKEQYNKATQLSITFASGYIAGVICAIVSHPADTLVSARGKTSNAGKSYGQIAKEMGYMNVCTKGLGTRILMIGTLTGLQWWIYDTYKTTLGMGTSGGSGKEVKRALIKMCLAPQR, from the coding sequence CCCACACCGCCGTGTGTCCCCTCGACGTGGTCAAGTGCAACATGCAGGTGTGCCCCGAGAGGTTCAAGTCGCTCGCGCAGGGCATTAGCCTTAtcatgaaggaggagggcatcGGTGCCAACGGCTTGCTGAAGGGCTGGCTGCCGACGCTGTGTGGCTACTCTGCCCAGGGCGCCTTCAAGTTTGGCCTCTATGAGTACTTCAAGGACTTCTACGCGAACATGGTCGGCCGGGAGAACGCGAAGAAGTACGAGGGTGTCATCTGGCTTGCCGGCTCCGCATCCGCGGAGTTCTTTGCTGATATGGGCCTGTGCCCGTTCGAGATGGTCAAGGTGAAGGTGCAGACGTCGCCGAAGGGCACCTTCCCAACAGGCATGCTCGCCGCCATGTCCGCCATGCGCGCCGACCCCTCTTCCGGCTTCCCCTACAAGTCGCTGGCACCGCTGTGGGGCCGCCAGATACCGTACACGATGGCCAagttcttcttctttgaAAAGGTTGTGCGCATGTTCTACGAGTACGTCTTCACGAAACCGAAGGAGCAGTACAACAAGGCCACGCAGCTCTCCATCACCTTCGCCTCCGGCTACATTGCTGGCGTAATCTGCGCCATTGTTTCGCACCCCGCGGACACCCTTGTCTCTGCCCGTGGTAAGACGAGCAACGCCGGCAAGTCGTATGGCCAAATCGCGAAGGAGATGGGCTACATGAACGTTTGCACCAAGGGTCTCGGCACTCGCATCCTGATGATCGGTACGCTGACGGGTCTGCAGTGGTGGATCTACGACACGTACAAGACCACCCTCGGCATGGgcaccagcggtggcagcggcaaagAAGTAAAACGAGCGCTGATCAAAATGTGTTTAGCACCCCAAAGGTAG